One window from the genome of Motacilla alba alba isolate MOTALB_02 unplaced genomic scaffold, Motacilla_alba_V1.0_pri HiC_scaffold_35, whole genome shotgun sequence encodes:
- the TRPT1 gene encoding tRNA 2'-phosphotransferase 1 isoform X1: MAGGEGEGAAQRRRRRKEEDPGVRLSKALSYVLRHGAEAEGLPMGPDGFVEVGALLRLRRFAGVSERDVRGVVAADPKGRFALRPDPLRIRANQGHSLPVPELELTPLRSPGALPPTLAHGTRRRLWGPIRAGGLRPMGRQHLHLAGGLPGDPGVRSGMRPDSEIAIIIDGPRALADGIPFFRSANGVILTPGDAQGRIPPQYFLRVLQLRPRRCELPLDGPWDEEGGETPG, translated from the exons ATGGCCGGCGGCGAGGGCGAGGGCGCCGcccagcggcggcggcggcggaagGAGGAG GACCCCGGGGTGCGGCTGTCCAAGGCCCTGAGCTACGTCCTGCGCCACGGGGCCGAGGCCGAGGGGCTGCCCATGGGCCCGG ACGGGTTCGTTGAGGTGGGGGCTCTGCTGCGGCTGCGGCGCTTCGCGGGGGTCTCGGAGCGCGACGTGCGCGGGGTGGTGGCCGCTGACCCCAAGGGTCGCTTCGCCCTCCGGCCGGACCCCCTGAGGATCAGGGCCAACCAGGGGCACTCCCTGCCG GTGCCGGAGCTGGAGCTGACCCCCCTGCGCAGCCCCGGGGCGCTGCCCCCCACCCTGGCCCACGGCACCCGGCGCCGCCTGTGGGGCCCCATCCGGGCGGGGGGGCTGCGCCCCATGGGGCGGCAACACCTGCACCTGGCGGGGGGGCTGCCGGGGGACCCCGGCGTGCGCAGCG GGATGAGGCCGGACTCGGAGATCGCCATCATCATCGACGGCCCCCGGGCGCTGGCAG ACGGGATCCCCTTTTTCCGCTCGGCCAACGGGGTGATCCTGACGCCGGGGGACGCCCAGGGCCGCATCCCCCCCCAATATTTCCTGCGGGTTCTGCAGCTGCGGCCGCGCC GGTGTGAACTGCCCCTGGACGGGCCCTGGGACGAGGAGGGGGGGGAGACCCCCGGATGA
- the TRPT1 gene encoding tRNA 2'-phosphotransferase 1 isoform X2, with product MAGGEGEGAAQRRRRRKEEALSYVLRHGAEAEGLPMGPDGFVEVGALLRLRRFAGVSERDVRGVVAADPKGRFALRPDPLRIRANQGHSLPVPELELTPLRSPGALPPTLAHGTRRRLWGPIRAGGLRPMGRQHLHLAGGLPGDPGVRSGMRPDSEIAIIIDGPRALADGIPFFRSANGVILTPGDAQGRIPPQYFLRVLQLRPRRCELPLDGPWDEEGGETPG from the exons ATGGCCGGCGGCGAGGGCGAGGGCGCCGcccagcggcggcggcggcggaagGAGGAG GCCCTGAGCTACGTCCTGCGCCACGGGGCCGAGGCCGAGGGGCTGCCCATGGGCCCGG ACGGGTTCGTTGAGGTGGGGGCTCTGCTGCGGCTGCGGCGCTTCGCGGGGGTCTCGGAGCGCGACGTGCGCGGGGTGGTGGCCGCTGACCCCAAGGGTCGCTTCGCCCTCCGGCCGGACCCCCTGAGGATCAGGGCCAACCAGGGGCACTCCCTGCCG GTGCCGGAGCTGGAGCTGACCCCCCTGCGCAGCCCCGGGGCGCTGCCCCCCACCCTGGCCCACGGCACCCGGCGCCGCCTGTGGGGCCCCATCCGGGCGGGGGGGCTGCGCCCCATGGGGCGGCAACACCTGCACCTGGCGGGGGGGCTGCCGGGGGACCCCGGCGTGCGCAGCG GGATGAGGCCGGACTCGGAGATCGCCATCATCATCGACGGCCCCCGGGCGCTGGCAG ACGGGATCCCCTTTTTCCGCTCGGCCAACGGGGTGATCCTGACGCCGGGGGACGCCCAGGGCCGCATCCCCCCCCAATATTTCCTGCGGGTTCTGCAGCTGCGGCCGCGCC GGTGTGAACTGCCCCTGGACGGGCCCTGGGACGAGGAGGGGGGGGAGACCCCCGGATGA
- the TRPT1 gene encoding tRNA 2'-phosphotransferase 1 isoform X3, whose translation MAGGEGEGAAQRRRRRKEEDPGVRLSKALSYVLRHGAEAEGLPMGPDGFVEVGALLRLRRFAGVSERDVRGVVAADPKGRFALRPDPLRIRANQGHSLPVPELELTPLRSPGALPPTLAHGTRRRLWGPIRAGGLRPMGRQHLHLAGGLPGDPGVRSGMRPDSEIAIIIDGPRALAGCELPLDGPWDEEGGETPG comes from the exons ATGGCCGGCGGCGAGGGCGAGGGCGCCGcccagcggcggcggcggcggaagGAGGAG GACCCCGGGGTGCGGCTGTCCAAGGCCCTGAGCTACGTCCTGCGCCACGGGGCCGAGGCCGAGGGGCTGCCCATGGGCCCGG ACGGGTTCGTTGAGGTGGGGGCTCTGCTGCGGCTGCGGCGCTTCGCGGGGGTCTCGGAGCGCGACGTGCGCGGGGTGGTGGCCGCTGACCCCAAGGGTCGCTTCGCCCTCCGGCCGGACCCCCTGAGGATCAGGGCCAACCAGGGGCACTCCCTGCCG GTGCCGGAGCTGGAGCTGACCCCCCTGCGCAGCCCCGGGGCGCTGCCCCCCACCCTGGCCCACGGCACCCGGCGCCGCCTGTGGGGCCCCATCCGGGCGGGGGGGCTGCGCCCCATGGGGCGGCAACACCTGCACCTGGCGGGGGGGCTGCCGGGGGACCCCGGCGTGCGCAGCG GGATGAGGCCGGACTCGGAGATCGCCATCATCATCGACGGCCCCCGGGCGCTGGCAG GGTGTGAACTGCCCCTGGACGGGCCCTGGGACGAGGAGGGGGGGGAGACCCCCGGATGA
- the SCYL1 gene encoding LOW QUALITY PROTEIN: N-terminal kinase-like protein (The sequence of the model RefSeq protein was modified relative to this genomic sequence to represent the inferred CDS: deleted 2 bases in 1 codon), translating into MWLFSRDPVRDFPFELGPPDAEPEADPLPDPAAPAPLWRLLRGRRKADGAPVSVFAHSLGPGGDPGATALARAGLKRLRSLRHPNILGYLDSLETEQCLYLVTEAVTPLRRHLRLHPPSGDSGEQEVAWGLQRLLTALAFLGVSGLVHHALGLDAVFVDPGGEWKLGGLERVAATSEGTPTRSPGDPPRPQDPPELSDPSRGQGDPWAGDMWRLGCLIWEVFNGPLPRPGALRSFGKLPPGLIPPFSELVAADPGARPGPGPLLERLQRPGAFLACALVRTGLFLEHFQVRDPSERRTFLQELPPLLESLPGPFRRHKLLPRLLEALELGSADASALPPLLQVAKVLEPPEYQERIVPVLVRLFSSPERGLRLRLLQLLEEFVEFLPEATVDSQIFPHVAHGFLDSNPAIREQTVKSMVLLAPKLGEGRRGGELPRLLLRVQGGDALGPLRCNATLCLGRLAPHLPPQTRRRVLAPALARATRDPFPPARAAAVAAFAATHGCYSPPEVAARVLPPLCALTVDPHPGVRQQAFRAIRSFLEQLEAAAEAGGVQEGDPPSAGAVPGGAAGGLGAAVSWAVTGVTSLTARLMGGEGGAAPAQPPPLRDPRRPQPRAPRPPQKSPPARSPPPEEPPLEDTDGWDDDWGSLEDMELPRSPPTSSPEELGTPPQPPGPAPTEPPPSAPPPPAGGGDEGEGGWGVGGEWGTEDAWEALPSQHGPPPGRRQREQQRRRELEAKRRAAPRGPSKLGARKLD; encoded by the exons atGTGGCTCTTCTCCCGGGACCCGGTGCGGGACTTCCCCTTCGAGCTGGGCCCGCCCGATGCGGAGCCCGAGGCGGATCCGCTCCCGGaccccgcggccccggccccgctctgGCGGCTGCTGCGGGGGCGCCGCAAG GCCGATGGCGCTCCGGTGTCGGTGTTCGCCCACAGCCTGGGCCCGGGGGGTGACCCCGGTGCCACCGCGCTGGCCCGGGCGGGGCTGAAGCGGCTCCGCAGCCTCCGGCACCCCAACATCCTGGGCTACCTGGACAGCCTGGAG ACGGAGCAGTGCCTGTACCTGGTGACAGAGGCCGTGACCCCCCTGCGGCGGCACCTGCGGCTGCACCCCCCGAGCGGGGACTCGGGCGAGCAGGAGgtggcctgggggctgcagcggCTGCTG ACGGCGCTGGCGTTCCTGGGGGTCTCGGGGCTCGTTCACCACGCGCTGGGACTCGACGCCGTCTTCGTGGACCCTGGTGGGGAGTGGAAGCTGGGGGGGCTCGAGCGGGTGGCGGCCACCAGCGAGGGGACCCCCACCCGCTCCCCCGGTGACCCCCCCCGGCCCCAGGACCCCCCCGAGCTCAGCGACCCCTCCCGAGGGCAGGGAGACCCCTG ggcaggggacatGTGGCGCCTGGGCTGCCTCATCTGGGAGGTCTTCAACGGACCCCTCCCCCGGCCGGGGGCTCTGCGCAGCTTCGGCAAG ctgccccccgGGCTCATCCCGCCCTTCTCGGAGCTGGTGGCGGCGGATCcgggggcccggccgggcccggggccgctccTGGAGCGGCTGCAGCGCCCTGGAGCCTTCCTGGCCTGTGCCCTGGTGCGCACCGGGCTCTTCCTCGAGCACTTCCAG GTCCGGGACCCCTCGGAGCGCCGGAcgttcctgcaggagctgccgcCTCTCCTGGAGTCCCTGCCGGGGCCCTTCCGGAGGCACAAGCTGCTCCCGAGGCTGCTCGAggccctggagctgggcagcgCCGACGCCAGCGCCCTGCCCCCGCTGCTGCAG gtGGCGAAGGTCCTGGAGCCCCCCGAGTACCAGGAGCGAATCGTCCCCGTCCTCGTCCGGCTCTTCTCGTCCCCTGAGCGGGGCCTGCGCCTGcgcctgctgcagctg CTCGAGGAGTTCGTTGAGTTCCTGCCTGAGGCTACGGTggattcccaaattttcccccacGTCGCCCACGGGTTCCTGGACTCCAACCCGGCCATCCGCGAGCAGACGGTCAAG TCCATGGTGCTGCTGGCGCCCAAGCTGGGCGAGGGGCGCCGGGGGGGGGAGCTGCCCCGGCTGCTGCTGCGGGTGCAGGGGGGGGACGCGCTGGGACCCCTGCGCTGCAACGCCACGCTGTGCCTGGGGCGCCTGGCCCCCCACCTGCCCCCCCAG ACCCGCCGGCGGGTTTTGGCCCCCGCCCTGGCCAGGGCCACCCGGGACCCCTTTCCCCCCGCCCGGGCCGCGGCCGTCGCCGCCTTCGCGGCCACCCACGGCTGCTACTCGCCCCCCGAGGTGGCGGCCCGGGTGCTGCCCCCCCTGTGCGCCCTCACCGTGGACCCCCACCCCGGCGTCCGGCAGCAG GCGTTCCGGGCCATTCGCAgcttcctggagcagctggaggcgGCGGCCGAGGCCGGGGGGGTCCAGGAGGGGG ACCCCCCCAGCGCAGGCGCCGTGCCGGGGGGGGCCGCGGGGGGGTTGGGGGCGGCCGTGTCCTGGGCTGTCACCGGTGTCACCTCCCTGACGGCGCGGCTGATGGGGGGCGAGGGGGGGGCGGCCCCCGCGCAG CCCCCCCCACTCAGGGACCCCCGCAGACCCCAGCCGAGAGCCCCGCGGCCCCCCCAAAAG agccccccagcgAGGAGCCCCCCCCCCGAGGAGCCCCCCCTGGAAGACACCGATGGGTGGGACGATGACTGGGGGAGTCTGGAG GACATGGAGCTGCCCCGGAGCCCCCCCACCAGCAGCCCGGAGGAATTGGGGACCCCCCCGCaaccccccggccccgcccccacAGAGCCCCCCCCCAGcgccccccctcccccagccgGGGGGGGCGATGAGGGCgagggggggtggggggtggggggcgaGTGGGGAACCGAGGACGCCTGGGAGGCGCTGCCCAGCCAGCACG GGCCCCCCCCGGGCCGGCGGCAGCGGGAGCAGCAGCGGCGCCGGGAGCTGGAGGCCAAGCGCcgggcggctccgcggggcccCTCAAAACTGGGGGCTCGGAAACTCGActga